Genomic DNA from Lutibacter sp. A80:
GTTTCGCGCTTATATGCTTTCAGCGCTTATCCCTTCCCAACGTAGCTACCCAGCAGTGCTCCTGGCGGAACAACTGGTACACCAGAGGTTAGTCCAACACGGTCCTCTCGTACTAGTGTCAGATCCACGCAAATTTCTAACGCCCGCTACAGATAGAGACCGAACTGTCTCACGACGTTCTGAACCCAGCTCGCGTGCCACTTTAATGGGCGAACAGCCCAACCCTTGGGACCTTCTCCAGCCCCAGGATGTGACGAGCCGACATCGAGGTGCCAAACCCCCCCGTCGATATGAGCTCTTGGGGGAGATCAGCCTGTTATCCCCGGCGTACCTTTTATCCTTTGAGCGATGGCCCTTCCATGCGGAACCACCGGATCACTATGCTCTACTTTCGTACCTGATCGACCTGTATGTCTCTCAGTCAAGCTCCCTTATGCCATTGCACTCTACGCACGGTTACCAAGCGTGCTGAGGGAACCTTTAGAAGCCTCCGTTACTCTTTTGGAGGCGACCACCCCAGTCAAACTACCCACCAAGCACTGTCCCCATCACTGGGTTAGGCTCTAGATAAGCAAAGGGTGGTATTTCAACAGTGACTCCACAACGCCTAGCGACGCCGCTTCAAAGTCTCCCACCTATCCTACACATTACTTATCCAAAACCAATACTAAGCTATAGTAAAGGTGCACGGGGTCTTTTCGTCCCGTAGCGGGTAATCGGCATCTTCACCGATACTACAATTTCACCGAGCTCATGGCTGAGACAGTGTCCAGATCGTTGCACCATTCGTGCAGGTCGGAACTTACCCGACAAGGAATTTCGCTACCTTAGGACCGTTATAGTTACGGCCGCCGTTTACTGGGGCTTCATTTCATTGCGTCGCCGAAGCTAACAACTCCATTTAACCTTCCAGCACCGGGCAGGTGTCAGACCCTATACATCATCTTTCGATTTAGCAGAGTCCTGTGTTTTTGATAAACAGTCGCCTGGACCTTTTCACTGCGGCCCCACCGGAGTGGGGCGACCTTTCTCCCGAAGTTACAGGTCTATTTTGCCTAGTTCCTTAGCCATGAATCACTCGAGCACCTTAGAATTCTCATCCCAACTACCTGTGTCGGTTTACGGTACGGGTTCTTATAATCTGAAGCTTAGAAGATTTTCTTGGAAGTTTTTAGGTACACTATCCACGCCGCCGAAGCTTTGTGGTACTATCCCGCTTTAGCAAGACTTGCGCATTTAACTACAAGTCCTATACCTACACGGTTCAACGTACTATTCCGTCAGTACGCGGTACTTTCAATACTCCGTCCCTCCATCGCAATTATAAGAAGTACTGGAATATTAACCAGTTATCCATCGACTACTCCCTTCGGATTCGCCTTAGGACCCGACTAACCCTCAGCTGATTAGCATCGCTGAGGAAACCTTAGTCTTTCGGTGTGCGGGTTTCTCGCCCGCATTATCGTTACTTATGCCTACATTTTCTTTTGTAATCACTCCAGCAAACCTCACAGTTCACCTTCTACGCTGATTACAATGCTCCCCTACCAATCTACAATTTAATGTAGAGTCCATAGCTTCGGTAATATACTTATGCCCGATTATTATCCATGCTCGATCGCTCGACTAGTGAGCTGTTACGCACTCTTTAAATGAATGGCTGCTTCCAAGCCAACATCCTAGCTGTCAGTGCAATCGAACCTCGTTAGTTCAACTTAGTATATATTTGGGGACCTTAGCTGATGGTCTGGGTTCTTTCCCTCTCGGACATGGACCTTAGCACCCATGCCCTCACTGCTGTGAAACATTTTATAGCATTCGGAGTTTGTCAGGAATTGGTAGGCGGTGAAGCCCCCGCATCCAATCAGTAGCTCTACCTCTATAAAACTTTATCACAACGCTGCACCTAAATGCATTTCGGGGAGTACGAGCTATTTCCGAGTTTGATTGGCCTTTCACCCCTACCCACAGGTCATCCAAAGACTTTTCAACGTCAACTGGTTCGGTCCTCCACTGTGTGTTACCACAGCTTCAACCTGCCCATGGGTAGATCACTCGGTTTCGCGTCTACTACTACTAACTAAAGCGCCCTATTCAGACTCGCTTTCGCTACGGCTCCGTGTCTGAAACACTTAACCTTGCTAGCAACAGTAACTCGTAGGCTCATTATGCAAAAGGCACGCCGTCACACTGTTAAAGTGCTCCGACCGCTTGTAGGCGTACGGTTTCAGGATCTATTTCACTCCCTTACTTAGGGTTCTTTTCACCTTTCCCTCACGGTACTAGTTCACTATCGGTCTCTCAGGAGTATTTAGCCTTACGGGATGGTCCCCGCGAATTCAGACAGGGTTTCACGTGCCCCGCCCTACTCAGGATACCACTATCAATAACTTCGATTACTTATACGGGACTATCACCCTCTTTGGTTAGTCTTTCCAAACTATTCTAATTCTCTTAGCATCAAATATTGTGGTCCTACAACCCCAATTTTGCCGTAACAAAACTGGTTTGGGCTATTGCGCGTTCGCTCGCCGCTACTAGCGCAATCACTATTGTTTTCTCTTCCTCCGGTTACTTAGATGTTTCAGTTCACCGGGTTTGCCCCTCTTGCGAGGTGATATGTCTTCAACATACCGGGTTGCCCCATTCGGATATCTACGGATCATTTTGTGTGTGCCAATCCCCGTAGCTTTTCGCAGCTTATCACGTCCTTCATCGCCTCTGAGAGCCTAGGCATCCGCCATACGCCCTTATTTAGCTTTTTATGCTTTTGCTTTTGATTCTATTATGTTGTATATATTTCTATATATAGCTTAATAAAAATTTCTTTTTATTATATTTTTTGATTTTTACGATATCATTTTTTCAATATGTCAATGAACTTGTGGCTCTTAAGCCGTTGTGGAGAATATCGGAGTCGAACCGATGACCTCCTGCGTGCAAGGCAGGCGCTCTAGCCAGCTGAGCTAATCCCCCATTTTAGTAAGTAGCTAACAGTATATAGTTAACAGTCCTTATAAAACGGCTCACCTTTACGTGATAACTCAACTTCTAAAATCCTTCTTTAAGTAAAATATGTAGTCCCGGGCAGACTCGAACTGCCGACCCCTACATTATCAGTGTAGTACTCTAACCAGCTGAGCTACGAGACTCTGTAATTCTTTACCTAAATTATATTTTAAAATTGACAGCAACAAAGTAAGAAACAATTCTTCTTTCGTAACTTAACATCTCTTTCTCTAGAAAGGAGGTGTTCCAGCCGCACCTTCCGGTACGGCTACCTTGTTACGACTTAGCCCTAGTTACTAGTTTTACCCTAGGCGGCTCCTTGCGGTGACCGACTTCAGGTACTCCCAGCTTCCATGGCTTGACGGGCGGTGTGTACAAGGCCCGGGAACGTATTCACCGCATCATGGCTGATATGCGATTACTAGCGATTCCAGCTTCACGGAGTCGAGTTGCAGACTCCGATCCGAACTGTGATATGGTTTGTAGATTCGCTCCTGATCACTCAGTGGCTGCTCTCTGTCCATACCATTGTAGCACGTGTGTAGCCCAGGACGTAAGGGCCGTGATGATTTGACGTCATCCCCACCTTCCTCGCGGTTTGCACCGGCAGTCTCGTTAGAGTCCCCAACTTTACTTGATGGCAACTAACGACAGGGGTTGCGCTCGTTATAGGACTTAACCTGACACCTCACGGCACGAGCTGACGACAACCATGCAGCACCTTGTAAGTAGTCCGAAGAAATAAGTATCTCTACCTAATGCAACCTACATTTAAGCCCTGGTAAGGTTCCTCGCGTATCATCGAATTAAACCACATGCTCCACCGCTTGTGCGGGCCCCCGTCAATTCCTTTGAGTTTCAAACTTGCGTTCGTACTCCCCAGGTGGGACACTTATCACTTTCGCTTAGTCACTGAATAAATCCAACAACTAGTGTCCATCGTTTACGGCGTGGACTACCAGGGTATCTAATCCTGTTCGCTCCCCACGCTTTCGTCCATTAGCGTCAATATATACGTAGTAGACTGCCTTCGCAATCGGTATTCTGTGTAATCTCTAAGCATTTCACCGCTACACTACACATTCTATCTACTTCCATATAATTCAAGACTAACAGTATCAAAGGCAGTTCAACAGTTAAGCTGTTGGATTTCACCCCTGACTTATTAGCCCGCCTACGGACCCTTTAAACCCAATGATTCCGGATAACGCTTGCACCCTCCGTATTACCGCGGCTGCTGGCACGGAGTTAGCCGGTGCTTATTCTTATGGTACCGTCAGCCAACTACACGTAGTTGGGTTTCTTCCCATATAAAAGCAGTTTACAACCCATAGGGCCGTCTTCCTGCACGCGGCATGGCTGGATCAGAGTTGCCTCCATTGTCCAATATTCCTCACTGCTGCCTCCCGTAGGAGTCTGGTCCGTGTCTCAGTACCAGTGTGGGGGATCTCCCTCTCAGGACCCCTATCTATCGTTGCCATGGTAAGCCGTTACCTTACCATCTAGCTAATAGAACGCATAGCCATCTTTTACCCATAAATGTTTAATTACTAATTGATGCCAATCAATAATACTATGGAGCATTAATCCAAATTTCTCTGGGCTATTCTCCTGTAAAAGGTAGGTTCTATACGCGTTACGCACCCGTGCGCCGGTCGTCAGCAAAAAAGCAAGCTTTTTCCTGTTACCCCTCGACTTGCATGTGTTAAGCCTGCCGCTAGCGTTCATCCTGAGCCAGGATCAAACTCTTCATCGTATATATTTTTAATAACGTACGATGTTATAGTTTCTCAAAAGAATTGTCTAAGTTTTAAAACTTAGGTTCTTACTCAATTTTACGCTGTCAATTTCAATATTTTCAATGAACTTCTTTGTTGAAATGTTAGAATCGAACTAACTGACACTTCTCTCTATATGCCTTTCCAAAATCTCAATTTTTAATGAACTTGCTAACTTTTATTTCTCCGTTAGCGGGTGCAAATGTAAAACCTTTTTTTATTCTGACAAACTATTTTTTGTCTTTTTTTTAGATTTTATTTTTGACACTATTTTAATGAACTTGCTAACTCCTTTTCTCTGTTAGCGGGTGCAAATGTAAACGCATTTTTTAAACCTCACAAATAAAATTTAATCTTTTTTTAAACTTTATTTTACACCCTATTTTTAATGAACTTGCTAACTTTCATTTCTCCGTTAGCGGGTGCAAATGTAACCCCTTTTTTTACTTTTACAACTCTTTTTATAATTTTATTTAAATTAATTTTACAACAAATTGCTATTACTTTAAAAATCTGATGTTTATACCTAAATTAATAATCCTTAAAAAATAGAGGCATTTGAAATAAGGTTAAATTTAGTAACATTATATATGTTTAGTAATTAATAAATCTATTAAAAAAAACAAATAATCATAAATTTTACAACAAGTAGATTAATAATCTTTATTCTAAAATTTTGAAGGCGCTTAATTAAGGTATAGAAATTAATTACTTAATTTCTATACCTATTTAATGTAATTGATACCATACTTATTTATATAAGTATTTATTTTACAAAATTATTGTTGATTACCTCTTATAGTTTTGGCTCCCAACCTGGCTCATAAGTTCTTGACCAAAGCTTCATAGCATCTCTATCAAAGATTTTACCCGTATTTTGATCAACTTCAAAGCCTTTATCAATTCTATAAGCTATATTACCATAATGCACTAGCATTTGCGAAATAGCTCCTGTTTCTATTGGTGAAGTTAGTTGTTCGTTACCTCGTATAGTGTTTAAGAAGTTTACAGTATGTAGCGTTGAGAGACTTCCACCTCCACCCAAAGCAACACCACCTTCAGCACTACCAGATTTTAATTGATCTATTAATTTACCTTTTAAATCATAAAGTTCGTAACCTCCACGGTCTACTATAACAACACCTTTAGATCCATAAATAATAGTTCCTCTACCTCTACCATATTTTTGATATCCATTTCTACTAACACCATCCCATTCAATTATCTTATTGTTATTAAACTTGTAGGTTGCTAACATTTGATCATACATTTCCCAGCCATCGTCTTGAAAATGATCTTTACTTGCTGAAACTTTAACAGATTCTGGATATTTAACATCTAATGCCCAACGTGCTATATCTAATTCGTGCGTAGCATTGTTTCCTAATTCGGCAGTACCATAATCCCAGCCATACCAATGCCAATTATAATTCCATGTATCATGCATATAATCTTTACGTGGAGCAGGACCTTGAAATAAATCCCAATCTAAACCTGCTGGAGGTGCTGCTTTAACAGGATTTGGAACTTTGCCTCTACCATTAGTATAAAAAGCTACTGCTTTATAAACATCACCTATAATTCCATTATGAATTTCTTTAATAATTTTGATACTTTGGGGTGATGAACGTTGTTGATTCCCCATTTGAACCACTTTATTAAATTTCTTTTGAGCAGTAACTATAAGTTCATTTTCTTGAGGGTTATGACTACATGGTTTTTCTAAATACACATGTTTACCTGCTTGCATAGCCATAATTGCACCAGGTGCGTGCCAATGATCTGGCGTTGCCATAAATACTGCATCAACATCCTTATCATCTAATATGGTACGAATATTTTTTTCTAAAATAGGTTTATAGTTTACCATTTCACCTACTTTAATTGCAGCTTTATCCATTTGACTAGGCATTACATCACATAAATACTTTAAACGAACATTGCTCTTTTTAGCGGTAATCCCTTCCAAAAAAGCTGGATATCTTCTTCCTAAACCTTGTATAGCTACATTAATTCTATCATTAGATCCTAAAATATTATTATAACTTATTGCAGACATTGCATTTACACTACTGCTTGTTAAGCCTAAACCAGCAGCAGCTAACGTAGTTTTTTTCAAAAAATTTCTTCTATCATTTCTCATAATTAATTTTATTTATTTTTTGGTGTACGAATTTTTATATTTCTAAAAGTAACCTTATCTCCATGGTCTTGCAATAAAATTTGTCCTTTTTCTAAAGTTCCAAAATTAGGCCATTTAGCATATTTGCTTTCAGAAACTAATTTTAAAAATTCATCACTTCCACGCTCGTATTCTAAAACTTTAACATTGTTTAACCAATGCTCTACATGATTGTTTTTTGAAATTATATATGCTGAATTCCATTCTCCAATTGGTTTAATAGGTTTTTGTTCATCTGCTTTAATTAAATCGTAAAGAGAACAAACTGTTCTACTCCCTTCTTTAGCACCTAATTTAGCATCAGGATGTAATGCATCATCTAAAATTTGGTATTCTAAACCTATAGAAGATCCTGGTCCTTTATTTATTTCTGTATCTACATAATATTTTATACCACTATTAGCTCCTGGTGTTAATTTAAAATCTACTTTTAATTCAAAATCGCTATATAATTCTGTAGTTACTATATCTCCACCAGCTGCAGATTCTCCTCCACCTGATGCAAGTACAGTTAACTCTCCATTTTCAATAAGCCAACCTTCTTCTGGAAATTTATCTAATTTAGCTCCACGCCATCCATTTGTAGTTTTTCCATCCCAAAGCATTTTCCAACCTTGTTTTGTCTCATCGATTGTTAAACTATTTTTTGTGATAACTGGTTCTATTGGAGATTTTGTTGAATACTTAGATAAGTTTTCTGTTAAAATTTTAGCGTTTTTCCACATGACACTTTTACCTACCTTTTCTAAATTTTTACCAACAGAATGGACCTGTAATGCAATAAACCCGCTTGAAGTTTTATCATCAATTAGGTAGGCTGCAGGCACATTATTTATCCAAGTTTTTATAGTATCTCCTATAGCTTCAACACGATAATGATTCCATTCATTTTGTTTAAAAGCAGCTTGGGCATCTGGATTATCTTCTAAAGTACATAACCAACCACGTCTTGCTTCATCATAAATACCAGCACTCCAAGCACGTTCTGAAGGATCTATTTCTATTTGATAACCATGAACTCTTCCATTTCTATAATAAGGTAAACTATTACTTCTTATTTGAATACCTGAATTCATACTAGGATCAACCTTATATTCTACTTCAAAAATAAAATTATCATAATTTTTATTAGTAGTTAAAAACGTATTTGGCGTATTTGCGACCGAAGTACCTGTAATTACACCATCTTTTACGTTGTATGTTGCAACACCTCCTAAAACAGTCCAACCTTCTAAATTATCATTATTTATAAGTGAAACCCATGGAGCTTCTTCTTTTGGTTGCTGGCATGCTACAAATAGCCCAACAAAAACTAAAATTCTTAAAATTGATTTACTCATGTTATTTATATTTATAATTATTTAATTTCTTAATTCCCATTCAAAAGGTTTAATCTTCAAGTTGTAATATTTCACTTCCAGCCAACAAAAAAGCTCCTGTTCCATAATTTTGCCAACTATTATAAGAAGCTGGATCTGGTTGCCCTCCAATATTTTGTACCCAACCAATCATACCATCCTCATGTTGACATTCAGCTAGTGCTTTCCAAGCTTTTTTTACAGCTGGCAAATATGTTGATTTCTTAAGTAAACCATTATTTATTCCCCAAGCAAGTGCAAAAGTATTAAAGCCACTTCCACTTACTTCTCCGTGACTAAACGTTTCTGGACATAATAAACTTGGATGCCATAAGCCACTTTTTGGTTGAATTTTTAACAATTTGTCTGCCATTTCTTTGTAAAGTTCCTCGTAAAAAGCTCTATGTTTATAATCTTTTGGCATATCGTCTAGTATTAAAGCTAATCCTGCGATTACCCAACCATTACCACGAGACCAAAATATTTTTTCCCCATTTGGTTCTTTTAAATCTTTATCTGTTCCTTTCCAAACAAAACGCATATCTCTTGCAAATAAATGCTCTTCTTTATCATACAATTGATTATATGATTCTACATAATATTTATGCATTTGGTCTAAATACTTTGGTTGATCCGTTAATTTTGCATATAAATTTAATACAGGAGGAGCCATAAATAAAGCATCGCACCACCACCATAAAATGGTTCTATCCATAGTACTAGTATCACTTCCATCTGTCCAGTGATTTGGTACATATAAATGAGTATCTAAAAAGTTTTTAGTTGGCTCTATATCAATAAAGTTTTTTCTTCCGCCATTCATTTCCAAGTATAAATAACTATAAGAAATTGCAACATCATCGGCATGATAGGTTCTTCTAAACGTTTTCCATTTATTTAAAAATCCATAATTTTTTAAAGCTGCTATATATTTTTGATCATTTGTTATTTTATGAGCACGCGCAACTCCTGTATAATAAGCTCCGTTAGTCCAATCTGTAGGTGCTAAAGAAAAAATAGGATGAGCTTCTTGCCAATCTAAAGCCTTTGTCATTGCAACTTCAATTTCAGTTTTATTTAACGTTTTTTGAGCTACAGAATAATTAAACAGTGTAATTATTGCTATAAATGTGAATATTGATTTTTTCATTATTCTATTTTTTACAATTTTAATTTAAATGTTGTTTCTAGATATTCCTCAGAAGATGTTCCCATCATAACAATATAACTACCAGCTTCTAATGTTTTTTCCATTTTTATACCGGTAAATTCAAGCATTTTTGGAGTAATTTTAAATGTTACAATTTTACTTTCTCCAGGAGTTAATTCAATTTTATCAAATGCTTTTAATTCTTTATCTGGTCTTGTAACTGAACCTGACACATCTTTAAGATACATTTGTACTACTTCTTTAGCTTTAACTTTTCCAGTATTAGTAACTGTAACACTTACTTCAATTTCTGAATTTGGTGTTATTTCTGAATTAGAAACTTTAATATCTGAATATTTAAAATCTGTATAACTCAACCCGTGTCCAAATGGATAAATTGGACCATTTTCAATAAATAAATAACCTTTTTTGTAATTAATTTCTTTCATACTATAGTGAAAAGGAAGTTGTCCAATAGATCGTGGAATAGTTACAGGTGATTTTCCTGAAGGAGAAACTTCACCAAAAATAATTTTAGCTGTAGATTCGTCTCCAAATTCACTTAAATCCCAAGCATCTAAAATAGCGTCTGCCTCTTTAGCAATAGTATTTATTGCTAATGTTCTTCTATGTTGTAAAACAACAATAACTGGCTTCCCTAAAGCTTTTACTTTCTCAATTAACTCATCTTGTGCTCCTAAAGGTTCAATAGTAGTTCTATCACCCAATGTACCATCAAAATACGCTTCTTTTGAAGTGTATTTATCTCCACCTAAAAATAAAATATTTACATCTGCACTTTTTGCAATATTTACCAACTTTTCTATTGATTTAGGATCTTTTTCTAAAAGTTCTGGTATTGCACTATCACCATTTGTTAAATTAAACCCTTTTTCTGCAACAAACTTTATATTATCTCCAACTACAGATTCAAATTTTGCCTTCGTATTTTCTTTTACTAAAGGTCCTAATAATGCAATTTTTATTGATTTATTTTTATTTAAAGGAAGGGTATTTTCTTCATTCTTTAATAAAATAATTGATTCTAAATCCGATTCTTTCGCCAATTCTAATGAAGACTGAGAGCGAACACCTTTTTCTACTTCTGAAATATCAATATATGGGTTGTCAAATAAACCTAATATAAATTTTGTTCTTAAAACTCTTCTAACAGATCTGTCTATATATTTTTCTAATTCAGGATTTTCTTTTACCATTTCTGGCAGGTATGAGTAGGCATCTTCTGCGTATAAATCAATATCTACACCTGCTTCTAATGCAATTCTTGCAGCATCTTTAGGTGTTTCTGCTACTTTCATAAAATAATGTAATCTACCAATATCATTGGCATCAGAAACAACATACCCTTTAAAATTCCATTGATCACGTAATACTCCGGTTAACAATTCTGGATTTCCGTGACTTGCAACTCCGTTTAAATCTCCGTGAGAAGCCATAATACCTAAACTTCTTGCTTCTATTACAGCAGCCTCAAAAGGTGGATAAATTTCATCTATTAATGTTCTTGGTGAAATTTCTATAGCTGCAAAATTAGAACCTCCTAATACTTGACCATATCCTGCAAAATGTTTTGTAACGGCTCCAATATGAGTTCCATTACCTAAACCATCATAATTTCCTTGAACTCCAAGAACAGCATTTTTAACCATTTGTGTTGTTAAGTAGGTGTCTTCACCAAATGCTTCACTCATTCTACCAAAACGAGGGTCACGAATTATATCTGCTTCTGGAGAATGACACATATGCATTCCTCTTAAACGTGCCTCACGACCAACAACATCCCAAATACGGTTTACTAAACCTGGGTTAAATGATGCTGCTGAAGTCATTGGTCTACCAAATTTTGTAGCATCGTCTGCATCTACTCCATTATAAGATTCCGTTACAAATAGTGCAGGAATTCCCCAACGATTTTGTTCAATTATATATTTTTGAAGTTTATTATTAAATTTTGCTGATTTTACTGCACTTAAATGATCTCCAGGGTTTTTAATACCCGCAATACCTATCTTCAATTTTTCTAAAACATTTTTGGAAAGTTTTAAATTTCCTTCTCTATCTGATCTTACTCCGATACCGGCATGAAAAATTCGCATTTGAGCCACTTTTTCTTCCAAAGACATTAATGGTAATAAGGCTTCAACCCTTTCATCTACAGATAAAGATGCATCTTTATAATCTTTTAATCCTGAGGATGATTGACTATGAGCATTAAAAAGAAAAGCAAATGCTACTAAGAATAAAATGTGTGTTTTCTTCATTATTTAATAATATTTAATTATAGTTATTTATGTTTTAATTTTAGTACTTTTTCATATTTAGCAAATGCTTTTCAATTTTATATTAAGATCAGTTTTTCTAGATTTAATTTTTTATTTTAAAGCTGTTATTTTGGCAACATCCATATCTCCATAATCTAAGTTTTCACCTGCCATACCCCAAATAAATGTATAATTAGAGGTTCCAGACCCACAGTGAATTGACCATGGTGGAGATATTACAGCTTGATGATTATTTATCCAAATATGTCTTGTTTCTTCTGGTTGGCCCATAAAATGACAAACAGCTTGATCTTTAGGTATATCTAAATAAAAATAAATTTCCATTCGTCTATCATGCACATGTGCAGGCATTGTGTTCCATACACTTCCTGTTTTTAATTCAGTCATCCCCATTTGTAACTGACAAGTGCTTACAATACCTCCAATAATCATTTGATTTACTGTTCGATGATTTGCTGTTTCTAAGGATCCTAATTCAATTTTATTAGCTTCTTTCTTACTTACTTTTACTGTTGGATAAACTTTATGTGCAGGAGCCGAGTTTAAATAAAATTTTGCAGGATTAGCGTTATCATCGCTTTTAAAAATAACCTCTTTATTTCCTCTTCCTACATATATAGCATCTTTAAAGTTTAATTTATAAGAAACACCTTCTACAGAAACCGTTCCGCTACCTCCAACATTTATA
This window encodes:
- a CDS encoding Gfo/Idh/MocA family oxidoreductase — its product is MRNDRRNFLKKTTLAAAGLGLTSSSVNAMSAISYNNILGSNDRINVAIQGLGRRYPAFLEGITAKKSNVRLKYLCDVMPSQMDKAAIKVGEMVNYKPILEKNIRTILDDKDVDAVFMATPDHWHAPGAIMAMQAGKHVYLEKPCSHNPQENELIVTAQKKFNKVVQMGNQQRSSPQSIKIIKEIHNGIIGDVYKAVAFYTNGRGKVPNPVKAAPPAGLDWDLFQGPAPRKDYMHDTWNYNWHWYGWDYGTAELGNNATHELDIARWALDVKYPESVKVSASKDHFQDDGWEMYDQMLATYKFNNNKIIEWDGVSRNGYQKYGRGRGTIIYGSKGVVIVDRGGYELYDLKGKLIDQLKSGSAEGGVALGGGGSLSTLHTVNFLNTIRGNEQLTSPIETGAISQMLVHYGNIAYRIDKGFEVDQNTGKIFDRDAMKLWSRTYEPGWEPKL
- a CDS encoding DUF1080 domain-containing protein: MSKSILRILVFVGLFVACQQPKEEAPWVSLINNDNLEGWTVLGGVATYNVKDGVITGTSVANTPNTFLTTNKNYDNFIFEVEYKVDPSMNSGIQIRSNSLPYYRNGRVHGYQIEIDPSERAWSAGIYDEARRGWLCTLEDNPDAQAAFKQNEWNHYRVEAIGDTIKTWINNVPAAYLIDDKTSSGFIALQVHSVGKNLEKVGKSVMWKNAKILTENLSKYSTKSPIEPVITKNSLTIDETKQGWKMLWDGKTTNGWRGAKLDKFPEEGWLIENGELTVLASGGGESAAGGDIVTTELYSDFELKVDFKLTPGANSGIKYYVDTEINKGPGSSIGLEYQILDDALHPDAKLGAKEGSRTVCSLYDLIKADEQKPIKPIGEWNSAYIISKNNHVEHWLNNVKVLEYERGSDEFLKLVSESKYAKWPNFGTLEKGQILLQDHGDKVTFRNIKIRTPKNK
- a CDS encoding glycoside hydrolase family 105 protein, whose protein sequence is MKKSIFTFIAIITLFNYSVAQKTLNKTEIEVAMTKALDWQEAHPIFSLAPTDWTNGAYYTGVARAHKITNDQKYIAALKNYGFLNKWKTFRRTYHADDVAISYSYLYLEMNGGRKNFIDIEPTKNFLDTHLYVPNHWTDGSDTSTMDRTILWWWCDALFMAPPVLNLYAKLTDQPKYLDQMHKYYVESYNQLYDKEEHLFARDMRFVWKGTDKDLKEPNGEKIFWSRGNGWVIAGLALILDDMPKDYKHRAFYEELYKEMADKLLKIQPKSGLWHPSLLCPETFSHGEVSGSGFNTFALAWGINNGLLKKSTYLPAVKKAWKALAECQHEDGMIGWVQNIGGQPDPASYNSWQNYGTGAFLLAGSEILQLED
- a CDS encoding glycoside hydrolase family 3 N-terminal domain-containing protein, yielding MKKTHILFLVAFAFLFNAHSQSSSGLKDYKDASLSVDERVEALLPLMSLEEKVAQMRIFHAGIGVRSDREGNLKLSKNVLEKLKIGIAGIKNPGDHLSAVKSAKFNNKLQKYIIEQNRWGIPALFVTESYNGVDADDATKFGRPMTSAASFNPGLVNRIWDVVGREARLRGMHMCHSPEADIIRDPRFGRMSEAFGEDTYLTTQMVKNAVLGVQGNYDGLGNGTHIGAVTKHFAGYGQVLGGSNFAAIEISPRTLIDEIYPPFEAAVIEARSLGIMASHGDLNGVASHGNPELLTGVLRDQWNFKGYVVSDANDIGRLHYFMKVAETPKDAARIALEAGVDIDLYAEDAYSYLPEMVKENPELEKYIDRSVRRVLRTKFILGLFDNPYIDISEVEKGVRSQSSLELAKESDLESIILLKNEENTLPLNKNKSIKIALLGPLVKENTKAKFESVVGDNIKFVAEKGFNLTNGDSAIPELLEKDPKSIEKLVNIAKSADVNILFLGGDKYTSKEAYFDGTLGDRTTIEPLGAQDELIEKVKALGKPVIVVLQHRRTLAINTIAKEADAILDAWDLSEFGDESTAKIIFGEVSPSGKSPVTIPRSIGQLPFHYSMKEINYKKGYLFIENGPIYPFGHGLSYTDFKYSDIKVSNSEITPNSEIEVSVTVTNTGKVKAKEVVQMYLKDVSGSVTRPDKELKAFDKIELTPGESKIVTFKITPKMLEFTGIKMEKTLEAGSYIVMMGTSSEEYLETTFKLKL
- the kduI gene encoding 5-dehydro-4-deoxy-D-glucuronate isomerase — its product is MATTYESRYASSPEAVKKYDTTQLRNEFLVDNLMQEGEINLTYSHYDRYIVGSVVPIEALKLDVIDPLKADYFLERRELGIINVGGSGTVSVEGVSYKLNFKDAIYVGRGNKEVIFKSDDNANPAKFYLNSAPAHKVYPTVKVSKKEANKIELGSLETANHRTVNQMIIGGIVSTCQLQMGMTELKTGSVWNTMPAHVHDRRMEIYFYLDIPKDQAVCHFMGQPEETRHIWINNHQAVISPPWSIHCGSGTSNYTFIWGMAGENLDYGDMDVAKITALK